The segment AAAAAGCCCTTGATTCCGGGAAAAATGTCATCGCCTTCGATGACCCATCGTTGGTCCTTTGCTGAGAGACGGGAGAAAGGGAGATCGAGGGGAACGCCTCGCTGGCGGGCAGAGCGCTTCATTTCCGTGAACATGGAACGGTAACGAGGCTTGTTCCAGGGATCGACCGCGCCTTCAGCCAGCGATTTGCTCTTGTCGGGAATGACAAGGTCCAAATCAAAGTCAATCGTGTTCCCGAAGCCCTGGCAGCGGGGACAGGCTCCATAAGGGCTGTTGAAGGAGAAAAGCTGTGGCTCGGGCTCCTGATACGGCGTTCGGCAACACTTGCACTCGAAGCGGTCATTGAAAACGAGGCGTCGCGGACTGTCTGGTTGCTCAGGGCGGGGCACCAACTCGAGAATCGCTTCGCCGCGGCCCTCCTTATAGCAGATTTCAATCGAGTCGATCAGGCGGGCCCGTACATCGGGCGAGACGGCAAGCCTGTCCACAAGAACGAACAGAGGCTTACTGAAGTCGAGGTCGAGGAGAGATTCCGGGGTAGAAAACTCGAAGAGTTGGCCGTTCTGGAATAGCCGGTTGAAGCCGCGGTGGCGAAGCCGATCCAGGACCTCGGCCAGAGTTTCTGATTCAACCGGCGTCCCCGTTTTTCGCCGGGGACCCAGGGCGGAGGGTGCAGGGCGAAGTCCCGGCGGGCCTTGCCGTCCGGTGGAGGAATGACCGGCAGCCTTCCTGTCGGGCAAGAGCACGCCGAATAGGAGAGAAAAGCGGGTGCCTTCGGGCAAAGCCAAGACCACATCAGCTATTTCCTCGACGGTGTCCTTGCGGACCTCTGTACCGCATTTCAGGCAAAAGGTCTTTCCGATGCGGGCGTAGAGCAGGCGGAGATAGTCATAGATTTCCGTCGCGGTGGCAACGGTCGAGCGGGGATTTCGCGAGGTATTCTTTTGTTTGATGGCCACCGCCGGGGCGATGCCGGTAATTTCATCGACGTCTGGCTTCTCCATGCGCTCGAGGAACTGGCGGGCGTAGGCCGAGAGGGATTCGATGTATCGCCGTTGACCTTCGGCATAAATGGTGTCAAAGGCGAGGCTGGACTTGCCGGAACCAGAGACGCCGGTCACAACAGTGATGGCATCGTGGGGGATTTCGAAGTCGATGTTTTTCAGGTTATGGACACGGGCGCCCTTGACGACAATCGATTCGGTGGTGGGGCGTCGTTCCGGCACAGGAGCCACAAAGTTTGGGCTGCACGAGGATGCCGCTCCTCAGTGCGGTCAAGGGCACTATGCGAAAACATACGATTATAAGGTCAGGCTCCATCCAAGTCAAAGAGGGCCGGGTGGAATGACGGGCGCTTGTGGTAAATTGAAAGGGAATGCCATAGCGCGAAGGGGCAGCTTCGGTGGCCTTCAAGCGAGTGATCCTAATCGTGCTGGACAGCGTCGGCATCGGCGCGATGCCGGATGCGGCGGAATGGGGCGACGAGGGAAGCGACACGCTGGGCCATGTAGCGGCCTCGAGGCCGCTCCAAATACCCAACCTGGTGCGGTTGGGAATTGCCAACATTCGCCCGGTGCCCCACCTCGAGGCGCCTGCGGAGCCGGAAGGCTGCTACGGGCGGGCGGCGCTTCTTTCTCCCGGAAAAGACACGACCACCGGACACTGGGAGATGGCCGGGATCATTCTGAAGAAACCCTTTCCCATCTACAAACGAGGCTTCCCTCCAGAAGTGATCGAGAGATTCGAGAAGGCGATCGGCCGCAAGGTGCTGGGGAATCATCCGGCCTCCGGGACGGAAATCATCAAAGAATGGGGCGGGGAACACATGAAAACGGGGCGGCCGATTGTCTACACCTCGGCGGACAGCGTGTTTCAAATCGCCGCCCACGAGGAAGTCATTCCGGTGGAGGAGCTTTATCACATGTGCGAAATCGCCCGCGAGCAGCTCGACGGCCCGCACCGGGTTGGCCGAGTGATTGCCCGGCCTTTTTTGGGGAGGCCGGGCAACTTCACGCGCACCGAGCGGCGCAAGGACTACGCCATCGATCCGCCGGAACCGACGGTGCTGGACCGGCTGGTCGAAAAAGGGATAAGCACCTTTGGCGTCGGGAAAATACATGACATCTTCTGCGGCCACGGCCTCACCGGTTACGCGAAGATGAAAGGCAACGCGGACGGTCTCGAAAAGACGATGGAGGCTATCGAAAACCAGCCGGGGGGATTGATATTCACGAACCTGGTGGACTTCGATATGCTTTACGGCCACCGAAACGACATTGAAGGGTACGCCCGAGCGCTGGAAGAGTGTGACGATGGGCTGGGGCTGGTCATAGGCATACTCGAGGATGGCGACCTTCTGTTGCTAACTGCGGATCACGGGTGCGACCCGGGATTTCCCGGCACCGACCACACGCGGGAGTATGCTCCCGTGCTCGCCTACGGTCGCCGGGCAAAACGCGGCATCAATCTGGGGACACGAAACAGCTTAGCGGATATCGCGCAGACGATCGCAGCCAATTTTGGCCTGCAGATGCCCACCGGCAGAAGTTTCTTGAGTGAAATTTCAAGGCATTGAGCGAGGGCCGGCTACATACCGCCGGCGGATTGGCCGCGCTGGGCAAAGTAGCCGGTGCGGGTGCGGACAAACAACTTGCCCACTCCCTTCGGCGAGACGGTCACCACGTTGACGGTCCGAAAACTCCCGTCCTTTTTGGCGTTCGAAGGATAATAGGCGAGAGTGTACTGATTGCGGATATCGTGAGCCACCTGGCGGCAGATGGACTCCACCTGTTCCACCGAGTCAGGGAAGTAGGCAAGGCCGCCGGTGGCCTGGGTCAACTGAAGCAAGGCCTTGCGAGCGCGGTTGCGCTGGCGGGAAGTTTCCTCTCCGAAGAGGCCGATAGCGTAGATGACAGCATCGGATTGCTGGGCGAACTGAAGGGTTTTTTCCAAACTGTACCGGCTGGCGTTATCGGCGCCGTCGGTGATGGCCAGCAGAACCTTTTTGTCGCGATGACCTTTCCGGACGTGTTCGAGGGAGCCGATGGCGGCATCGAAAAAAGCGGTGGAGCCACGGGAGTCAATTTTCTCGAGTGCATCCTTCAGCTCACCAAGGTCGCTTGTGAAGTCCTTATCCAGGTCGAGGTAGTAGTCGTCATTGAAGTTGACCACAAAGACTTCGTCCTGCGGGTTGCTGGTCTTCACGAAGGTCAGGGCAGCAGCGGTCACGCGATCGCGCTTCTCGCGCATGCTGCCACTGTTGTCGATGACGAGCCCCATGGTCACTGGGATATCTTCGTGCCTGAAGACGCTAAGCTTTTGCTCGATGTTGTCCTCAAAGACCTTGAAATTGTTCTGGTCAAGGTTGGAAACGAGATGGCCCTTGTGATCGGTGACGGTGGCGTGAAGAACAACCAGGTCGACCTGGACGGCGATTTTGTAGTCCGAGTCGCCGCTGCTGCGGGGGAGAGCTTGCTGCAAGGGCCTGCTGGTTTGCGACTGTGCGGGGGCGCCGGCGACCATAAGGAAGCAGGCGGCGACGAGGAGGGATATGAAAATGCCCCGAGCCACGGACCTTTTGGATTTCCAAGGGCGCTGCCCAAGAAGGCTATTCTGTCGGTGCATAGTAACCTGTCTTCGCGTAGACGTTCAGGGGAGGCAGCCCAGGGGGTGGAAGTAGTTTAACCCGAATCTTACGCCATCGTCCATCCCTGGCGCGATTGTGTGGGCGATAGCCGATGACGTATTGGTTACGGAGTTCAATACTGATCTTGGTGGCCACGTCCGGGAGATCATCAATGTTCTGCACAGCAAAGCTTCTTCCGCCCGTCGTCTCCGTCAGGCTGCTGAGAAGCATCGGGCCGGTGACTTCTTCCGAGGTTGGTCGGGTCCCGATGGGATTGAAGATGCCAATGCTGTAGAGCTGCACGTCCGATTCCTTTACAAACCGCTTGATGTCGTTCTCATTGTAGCGGCTGTGGTTATCTCCCCCATCCGATATGATGAGGAGAGCGCGGCGGGCGTTGTGCGCGCTGCGCATCTGGTTGAGACCCAGGTAGATGCCGTCGAGCAAGGCGGTTCGGCCCTTTGCTCGAGTAAACATGAGCCTGCTTTGCACTTCTTCCACGCTGCTGGTGAAAGAGGTTTGCTGAACAGCTCGATCGGAAAAGGTGACGAGAAAGAACTCGTCGGCGGGATTGGCGGTCTTGAGAAATTGCAAAGCGGCCATGCGAGATTTATCGAGCTTATTGGACATGCTGCCACTTACATCGAAGATAACGCCCAGAGATATGGGCACGTCTTCGCTGCTAAAATGGAGAATGTCCTGCTCCCCCTGGTCTTCAAGAACCTTGAAATTTTCTTTTTCCAAGCCGGTCACCAAGCGGTTGAAAGGGTCAGTGACAGTCACATTGACGAGCACCAAGTCCACGTCCACGCGGATAGTGCGGCCAGAACGTGAAGACGACCTTTCCGAAAGAGGGCCGGGCATGGCCTGGACGGCTGCCGCGGGAGGATCATCAGCCAAAAGGAAAGGCGGCGTGAGGAGACAAACGAGAAGAAAGAAGGAGAGGCCAGCGAGCACAAAGACCGTTCGAGCTTTCATAGCGGGTGGCAGCTCGGCGGTCCGAGTGGCAAAATAGCGGCCAGTTGCCTGTCCGTGGCCCTCAGATTTCCGCTGCCAGCCGATTGTAGCACAACGAACTCGGGTGTGGTAGCATCTATTCCCGGATAAAATGCCTGTCAGGATGCAAGCGTGAGTCCGCTGACCGTCCTGGCCGTGATTCCGGCCCGCTACGATTCCTCCCGCTTTCCGGGGAAACCACTGGCTTCCATCTGCGGCAAGAGCATGATTCAGCGGGTCCATGAGAGGGTGGCCCGGGCCCGCCTGCCCAACCAGTTGCTTGTGGCCACGGACGATCTGAGGATCGCGCAGGAGGTAGAATCCTTTGGTGGAAGGGCGGTGATGACGAAGGCCACGCACCGATCGGGGAGCGAACGAGTGGCGGAGGTGGCGGCGACCCGCTCCTGCGACCTAGTCGTCAACATTCAAGGCGACGAACCGCTGATCAAGCCGGAAGCCATTGACCTGGCGATCGAGCGGCTTTTGCAAGGAAAGGAGTTTGAGGTCAGCACGCTCGTGACGCGGATGCGAAATATGGACGAAGTTCAAGCTCCGGGCGTGGTAAAAGTGGTGACGGATATAAGCGGTGGGGCTATCTATTTCTCCCGGTCGGCCATTCCGTATTCGCACTCAGGGAGCGGAATCTTCTTCAAGCATATTGGGCTGTACGTGTATCGCCGCGCTTTTCTGTTGCAATATCCCCAGCTTCCCCGCGGCAGACTGGAAGAGGAGGAAGGTCTTGAGCAACTGCGTATTCTGGAGAACGGATACCGCATCCTAGCGGTCGAGACCGATTGGGACGCGATCAGCGTAGATTCGCCGGAAGATTTGGCGCGAGTGGAAGAGCAGTTGAAGGGGGGTTGAGTGAGGAGGGGTGGGCGGTGGATTTCGAACTCGGTGTGAGGGGAGGTCGAAAAAGAGCATGAGTGTGAAGTACATTTTCATAACGGGCGGGGTGGTTTCCTCCTTGGGAAAGGGTCTGGCAGCGTCGTCACTCGGCGCGCTGCTGGAGAGCCGAGGGTTGCGCGTTACGCTTCAGAAGTTCGATCCGTATCTGAATGTTGATCCGGGGACGATGAGCCCGTATCAGCACGGCGAAGTCTATGTCACCGATGACGGTGCCGAGACGGACCTCGACCTCGGCCACTACGAGCGCTTCACCCACGCTCGGTTGACGCGGGAACACAATTGGACGACTGGCCGGATTTACGAAGCGATCATCGCCAAGGAACGGCGCGGAGACTATCTGGGCAACACGGTGCAGGTGATTCCCCACGTGACCAACGAAATCAAGGCGGCGATCAAGAAAGTGTCGCAAGACGTGGACGTGGTGATTGCTGAGATTGGAGGCACGGTGGGAGACATCGAATCACAACCCTTCCTTGAAGCCATCCGGCAGATGCGCCACGAGCTGGGAAGAGAGAATACGGCTTTCGTGCACGTCACGCTCGTGCCGCATATTCGCACTGCCGGGGAGCTGAAAACCAAGCCCACGCAACATAGCGTCAAGGAACTGCGCGCCATCGGCATCCAACCGGATATCCTGCTCTGTCGAACGGATCGGTCTATGCCGCGGGAGGTCAAGTCAAAGATCGCGCTGTTTTGCAACTTGGATGAAGAGGGTGTGATTACGGCAAAGGACGTTGGATCGATCTATGAGGTACCGCTGGTCCTGGCCGAGGAAGGCGTGGATGAGCAGCTCTTGAAGCTGCTGCGCATGGAAGCGGGCCCGCGTGACCTGAGGGCTTGGGAAGAACTTGCGCGCAACATTGGCAATCCCTCAGGTCGGGTGACGATCGGCGTGGTTGGCAAGTACGTTGAACTAAAAGACGCTTACAAGAGCCTGACGGAGGCGCTCATCCACGGTGGCGTGGCCCATCACCTGGCGACCGATATCGCCTGGATTGAAGCCGAGGGCGTCGAGGAAGGGAATTGGGAGCGACAACTGGAAGACCTTGATGGCATTCTGGTGCCCGGGGGCTTCGGCAAGCGCGGCATCGCCGGCATGATCAACGCCATTCAGTACGCCCGCGAGCAGAAGGTGCCCTTTTTCGGAATTTGCCTGGGAATGCAGTGTGCGGTGATCGAATACGCGCGCCACGTATGCGGGCTCAAAGGCGCGGATAGTTCTGAATTTGACCCGTCAACGCCGCATCGGGTGATCTACAAGTTGCGCGAATTGAGAGGCATTGACGATCTGGGTGGCACCATGCGATTGGGCGCGTGGCCATGCAAAATAGAGCACGGCTCGTTTGCCCACCGGGCATATGGGACATTGGAAATTTCGGAACGGCACCGTCACCGCTACGAATTCAACCGGGAGTACGAAGATACGCTGGTAGGGCAGGGGCTGAAAATTACCGGCGCGACGGCGGACGGGACGTACGTCGAGATTGTCGAGCTGGAAGACTCGCCCTGGTTTCTCGGATGTCAATTCCATCCCGAGTTCAAGTCCAAGCCCTTTGACCCGCATCCGCTCTTCAAGGCTTTTGTGGGGGCAGCGCGGGAATTCGGCAAGGGCAAATCTCTCGCCGCTGGATCGAAGATGTCCTTTCATCGACCGCAGAGAACGACAGCGTTCACCCAGCGTCCCGACCCAGCAAGATCCTAGCTGAGGAATGGAGAATGACGGAGGTCCGGGAAATCCGGGTGAGGAACGTCAGGATAGGAGGCGGGCAGCCTCTTTTCTTGATTGCGGGGCCTTGCGTGATCGAATCGGAAGCCCACGCGCGCATGGTTGCCGAGAACGTGGCGGAGA is part of the Candidatus Acidiferrales bacterium genome and harbors:
- a CDS encoding phosphopentomutase, encoding MAFKRVILIVLDSVGIGAMPDAAEWGDEGSDTLGHVAASRPLQIPNLVRLGIANIRPVPHLEAPAEPEGCYGRAALLSPGKDTTTGHWEMAGIILKKPFPIYKRGFPPEVIERFEKAIGRKVLGNHPASGTEIIKEWGGEHMKTGRPIVYTSADSVFQIAAHEEVIPVEELYHMCEIAREQLDGPHRVGRVIARPFLGRPGNFTRTERRKDYAIDPPEPTVLDRLVEKGISTFGVGKIHDIFCGHGLTGYAKMKGNADGLEKTMEAIENQPGGLIFTNLVDFDMLYGHRNDIEGYARALEECDDGLGLVIGILEDGDLLLLTADHGCDPGFPGTDHTREYAPVLAYGRRAKRGINLGTRNSLADIAQTIAANFGLQMPTGRSFLSEISRH
- a CDS encoding VWA domain-containing protein, which encodes MARGIFISLLVAACFLMVAGAPAQSQTSRPLQQALPRSSGDSDYKIAVQVDLVVLHATVTDHKGHLVSNLDQNNFKVFEDNIEQKLSVFRHEDIPVTMGLVIDNSGSMREKRDRVTAAALTFVKTSNPQDEVFVVNFNDDYYLDLDKDFTSDLGELKDALEKIDSRGSTAFFDAAIGSLEHVRKGHRDKKVLLAITDGADNASRYSLEKTLQFAQQSDAVIYAIGLFGEETSRQRNRARKALLQLTQATGGLAYFPDSVEQVESICRQVAHDIRNQYTLAYYPSNAKKDGSFRTVNVVTVSPKGVGKLFVRTRTGYFAQRGQSAGGM
- a CDS encoding VWA domain-containing protein is translated as MKARTVFVLAGLSFFLLVCLLTPPFLLADDPPAAAVQAMPGPLSERSSSRSGRTIRVDVDLVLVNVTVTDPFNRLVTGLEKENFKVLEDQGEQDILHFSSEDVPISLGVIFDVSGSMSNKLDKSRMAALQFLKTANPADEFFLVTFSDRAVQQTSFTSSVEEVQSRLMFTRAKGRTALLDGIYLGLNQMRSAHNARRALLIISDGGDNHSRYNENDIKRFVKESDVQLYSIGIFNPIGTRPTSEEVTGPMLLSSLTETTGGRSFAVQNIDDLPDVATKISIELRNQYVIGYRPHNRARDGRWRKIRVKLLPPPGLPPLNVYAKTGYYAPTE
- the kdsB gene encoding 3-deoxy-manno-octulosonate cytidylyltransferase, with protein sequence MSPLTVLAVIPARYDSSRFPGKPLASICGKSMIQRVHERVARARLPNQLLVATDDLRIAQEVESFGGRAVMTKATHRSGSERVAEVAATRSCDLVVNIQGDEPLIKPEAIDLAIERLLQGKEFEVSTLVTRMRNMDEVQAPGVVKVVTDISGGAIYFSRSAIPYSHSGSGIFFKHIGLYVYRRAFLLQYPQLPRGRLEEEEGLEQLRILENGYRILAVETDWDAISVDSPEDLARVEEQLKGG
- a CDS encoding CTP synthase, whose translation is MKYIFITGGVVSSLGKGLAASSLGALLESRGLRVTLQKFDPYLNVDPGTMSPYQHGEVYVTDDGAETDLDLGHYERFTHARLTREHNWTTGRIYEAIIAKERRGDYLGNTVQVIPHVTNEIKAAIKKVSQDVDVVIAEIGGTVGDIESQPFLEAIRQMRHELGRENTAFVHVTLVPHIRTAGELKTKPTQHSVKELRAIGIQPDILLCRTDRSMPREVKSKIALFCNLDEEGVITAKDVGSIYEVPLVLAEEGVDEQLLKLLRMEAGPRDLRAWEELARNIGNPSGRVTIGVVGKYVELKDAYKSLTEALIHGGVAHHLATDIAWIEAEGVEEGNWERQLEDLDGILVPGGFGKRGIAGMINAIQYAREQKVPFFGICLGMQCAVIEYARHVCGLKGADSSEFDPSTPHRVIYKLRELRGIDDLGGTMRLGAWPCKIEHGSFAHRAYGTLEISERHRHRYEFNREYEDTLVGQGLKITGATADGTYVEIVELEDSPWFLGCQFHPEFKSKPFDPHPLFKAFVGAAREFGKGKSLAAGSKMSFHRPQRTTAFTQRPDPARS